A stretch of DNA from Bradyrhizobium algeriense:
CAGGGATGGCATCCTGACCACGATCTCTCCCCGTTGCCCACGCGGGAGGATATTGCCATCGTCATCCATAATTTCGATGCGGACGTACTCCGCCGCACGCCCCGCGGAGCGCAGAACTGACTCATTGAATGAGCCGTCCTTCAAGATGTAGTCTTCGGGCGCCTTGACCGTCACGGGCATATGCGTTTCCGACTGCGCATAGGATTCCCACACAACGGGTCCCAGCAGGGCGACGATCTCCTTGAATTTTTCCGGCGCGATCGGGGCCGCCCCGGTCAGGCACATCTTCACGGATGAGAAGTCGGTGCTTTTGACCTTTGGATGCACCAGGAGCGCGCCAATCATCGTTGGCGGCATGAACAGGTGCGTGATCCTTTCCTGCTCGATCAAGTGAAGGACTTTTTCGGCGTCGAAGCCCGACATAATTACATTGGTGCCCGCAGACGGATAGAACGCCATGGCAAACATTCCGGCGGCGTGCGAAAGCGGAGCTATGGATAGAACGCGCGAGCGCGATTGAATCCTGAAGGCCTTTTCCTGGGCAATCAATCCTTGTTCGAGCGTATAATGGGTGTGCACGACGGCTTTCGACGGACCAGTCGTACCTCCCGTCGGCACAAGACATGCCCGCCGCATCATATCGGGCTTGGAGTACGGAAACTCTTCGAACTTTCCGTCCAGCCAGCTCGCCAAGCTCTCACCTTCGGGTGAATCGGCATCGATGCAGATCCACCTGCGGACCCTGCTGTTGCCGGCCCTCAGTTGTCGCACTTCCTTTTCGTAACGGCTGTTGAAAAAGACTAGCTCGCCATCCATGAAGTCGAGCACTTCCGCGTTGGTTTCGACGGCATTGCGATCGTGCACGCCAACCCAGGCGAAATCGGCCCGGTTGATCCCCATCTGCAGCATGGAGATGCGGGGATCGTTCGAGCTGTAGATGCCGATCACCGCACCCGCCCTCAATCCGGGCTCGCGGCTCAGAGCCGTCGCAATCGCGTGCACTGTCC
This window harbors:
- a CDS encoding class I adenylate-forming enzyme family protein, with amino-acid sequence MRVSDHFEKTAIANPDVEFAVFGDLRVSYAEARRTVHAIATALSREPGLRAGAVIGIYSSNDPRISMLQMGINRADFAWVGVHDRNAVETNAEVLDFMDGELVFFNSRYEKEVRQLRAGNSRVRRWICIDADSPEGESLASWLDGKFEEFPYSKPDMMRRACLVPTGGTTGPSKAVVHTHYTLEQGLIAQEKAFRIQSRSRVLSIAPLSHAAGMFAMAFYPSAGTNVIMSGFDAEKVLHLIEQERITHLFMPPTMIGALLVHPKVKSTDFSSVKMCLTGAAPIAPEKFKEIVALLGPVVWESYAQSETHMPVTVKAPEDYILKDGSFNESVLRSAGRAAEYVRIEIMDDDGNILPRGQRGEIVVRMPSLMQCYYKNPEATNEVSAFGFHHTGDVGIMDDAGFVTIVDRKKDMIVSGAFNIFPSEIEKIIHEIPAVLDCIVVGAPHEKWGEAVTAVIQLKPGQALNEDEVLALCRERLGGMKTPKRVEIWSELPRSPVGKLLRRVVREKFWQGHWRSI